One genomic segment of Roseivirga misakiensis includes these proteins:
- a CDS encoding glycoside hydrolase family 113, with the protein MKSKKLYSYLIPLILVLGVVSLFGLKDQLGNNSGGIVIETHDKHRGVCWVGSSTVVDSATMKALAEKHVNWISQTPFGWQSGHDNPSIGSNRRMEDQSRVWWGERDAGLKTTTQLAKTYGINTILKPHIWLRDKEGKWRGEIAMNSEEDWQKWFKDYEEFILHYAQVAEESQMEMLCIGTELHQTCVEREQDWRALIKKIRAVYSGKLTYAANFSNEYEDVAFWDELDYIGIQAYFPLTDHNSPTLEEVRKGWQPHLTKLESFSNKYDKPILFTEAGYKSTLNSGIEPWEWPQRLSREERETIYSEETQATLYEAMFREVFDQPYIAGIHLWKWYPNYSKPADKSSNRRRFYDIDFTPQGKKAEEVMIDWYGKFGQ; encoded by the coding sequence ATGAAGTCTAAAAAACTCTATTCATACCTAATACCTTTGATTTTGGTTCTTGGGGTAGTAAGTCTATTTGGACTTAAGGATCAATTAGGGAATAATAGCGGTGGTATTGTTATAGAAACTCACGATAAACACCGAGGTGTATGCTGGGTAGGGAGTTCAACCGTGGTAGACTCAGCCACCATGAAAGCACTAGCAGAGAAGCATGTCAATTGGATTTCTCAGACCCCATTTGGCTGGCAAAGCGGTCATGATAATCCGTCCATTGGAAGTAACCGAAGAATGGAAGACCAAAGCCGTGTTTGGTGGGGAGAAAGAGACGCTGGACTGAAAACCACAACGCAATTAGCAAAGACATACGGCATTAATACCATTCTAAAGCCGCACATATGGCTCAGAGATAAAGAAGGAAAGTGGCGGGGAGAAATCGCTATGAACTCGGAAGAAGATTGGCAAAAGTGGTTTAAGGACTATGAAGAGTTCATCCTACATTATGCTCAAGTGGCTGAGGAATCGCAAATGGAAATGCTCTGTATTGGTACCGAACTTCATCAAACTTGTGTAGAAAGAGAACAAGATTGGCGTGCACTGATCAAAAAGATTAGAGCGGTCTACTCTGGTAAGCTTACTTATGCGGCAAATTTCTCAAATGAGTACGAAGATGTGGCGTTTTGGGATGAACTCGACTATATCGGCATTCAAGCTTATTTTCCATTGACAGATCACAATAGCCCTACGTTAGAAGAGGTGCGAAAAGGTTGGCAACCTCACCTAACCAAACTAGAATCGTTCTCCAATAAGTACGACAAGCCCATTTTATTCACAGAAGCAGGTTACAAAAGCACTTTAAATTCAGGTATTGAGCCTTGGGAATGGCCTCAACGTTTGAGTAGAGAAGAAAGAGAAACCATTTATTCAGAAGAGACCCAAGCCACGCTTTATGAGGCCATGTTCCGAGAAGTTTTTGACCAACCATATATAGCTGGAATACACCTGTGGAAGTGGTACCCGAATTACTCCAAACCAGCAGATAAATCGTCGAACAGGCGAAGATTTTATGACATCGACTTTACACCACAAGGCAAAAAAGCTGAAGAAGTAATGATCGATTGGTATGGAAAATTTGGTCAATAG
- a CDS encoding 3'-5' exonuclease: protein MLNLYNILFLDIETVATSPQFENLSDRFKTLWEKKAKFLDKSGLLTPADLYQQAGIYAEFGKIVSIAVGYFTKEDNPKLRIKAFSNDNEKDLLKEFSSLISQKFDSESLRLCAHNGKEFDFPYLSRRLIINNLPVPEVLSLSGKKPWEIKHLDTMEMWKFGDYKHFTSLELLAAILNIESSKDDIDGSQVNEVYYGENDLERISEYCKRDVVVLAQVFLRLNQMPTLPKERITLL from the coding sequence ATGCTAAATTTATATAATATATTGTTTCTTGATATCGAAACAGTAGCCACATCGCCTCAATTCGAGAATCTTTCTGATCGCTTCAAAACCTTATGGGAAAAGAAAGCCAAGTTCTTAGACAAAAGCGGATTGCTTACCCCAGCCGATCTTTATCAACAGGCAGGTATTTATGCTGAATTTGGAAAAATAGTAAGCATTGCTGTAGGTTACTTTACAAAAGAGGACAATCCAAAACTCAGAATTAAAGCCTTTTCAAACGATAACGAGAAAGACCTGCTAAAAGAATTTAGTTCGCTCATCTCCCAGAAATTTGATAGTGAATCCTTAAGACTCTGTGCCCACAATGGAAAAGAATTTGACTTCCCCTACCTCAGCAGGAGACTTATCATAAATAATCTCCCAGTACCAGAAGTGTTGAGTCTGAGTGGAAAAAAGCCGTGGGAAATCAAACACCTAGACACCATGGAGATGTGGAAATTTGGTGATTATAAACACTTTACTTCACTGGAATTACTTGCCGCCATCCTGAATATTGAAAGTAGTAAAGACGATATCGACGGTAGTCAAGTCAATGAAGTTTATTATGGCGAAAATGACTTAGAAAGGATCAGTGAATATTGTAAACGAGACGTAGTCGTCCTTGCTCAAGTATTTCTCCGACTCAATCAAATGCCAACATTACCCAAGGAAAGAATCACACTACTTTAA
- the rnr gene encoding ribonuclease R — MGRKRKSKPPHKASKGNPKKIEPVILNFLSQNSGRGYQIKQILKSVGVRDAKSKALVTEAIFRLEDKGAIKKLRNGAFTVDVDLSPIIATIDSVNPRFAYAVLANSEGSEDVWISANDLNGAMDDDKVKIVIKPGKHGKHQEGKVIEILERNREEFVGRLEMSTRYGFVIPDFKKMFHDVYVRYEDLNGAKHNDKVIVQITQWPDRNKKPEGVITRVLGKAGEHNAEIHSIIAEFGLPLEFPEGLEAEAETISDKISSKEIVKRKDFRKVPTFTIDPVDAKDFDDALSIKKLDNGNTEVGVHIADVTHYVQPETSLEKEAVERATSVYLVDRTIPMLPERLSNGLCSLRPEEEKLTFSAVFELDDAGEIQKEWFGRTIIYSDRRFAYEDAQERLENQEGDYFEEITALDVLAKKLRKKRFSNGAVNFETVEVKFKLDEKGTPLGVIPKERKDAHMLIEEFMLLANKRVAEFIYNKFKQANPLTFVYRSHDNPDPEKLDTFSNFARRFGHQMDFDKKGVSKSLNGLIENIEGTPEQNVLQQLAIRTMAKAKYTTEPKGHFGLAFPHYTHFTSPIRRYPDMMVHRLLQHYLDGGKSVDKEAYEELCVHASEREKRAADAERASIKYKQVEFMSLVEQKAFAGIVSGVTEWGVYVEITETKCEGMVRIADLDDDFYEYDEQNYRVIGRRNKRMISLGDEVFVRVKATDIDRRTIDLIFTEEDDE, encoded by the coding sequence ATGGGCCGAAAACGAAAATCTAAACCGCCTCATAAAGCCTCAAAAGGGAACCCAAAAAAAATTGAGCCGGTCATTCTTAACTTCTTGTCACAAAACTCTGGCCGCGGTTATCAAATCAAACAAATTTTAAAGTCTGTAGGTGTAAGAGACGCCAAATCAAAAGCCCTTGTAACCGAAGCCATCTTTAGACTAGAGGATAAAGGGGCTATAAAAAAACTCAGAAATGGTGCATTTACTGTAGACGTAGATTTAAGCCCAATTATCGCTACAATCGATAGTGTAAATCCACGATTTGCCTATGCCGTTTTAGCCAATTCTGAAGGAAGTGAGGATGTGTGGATTTCTGCCAATGACCTGAATGGCGCCATGGATGACGATAAAGTAAAAATCGTCATCAAACCAGGAAAGCATGGTAAACATCAAGAAGGCAAAGTCATTGAAATTCTTGAGCGAAATAGAGAAGAGTTTGTAGGTAGACTGGAAATGTCTACGCGATATGGTTTCGTGATTCCTGATTTTAAAAAGATGTTTCACGATGTCTACGTGCGATACGAAGACTTAAACGGCGCTAAACACAACGATAAAGTCATTGTTCAGATCACTCAATGGCCCGATCGCAATAAAAAGCCAGAAGGAGTCATTACCAGAGTCTTGGGTAAAGCTGGTGAGCACAACGCCGAAATTCACTCGATCATCGCTGAATTTGGGCTACCGCTTGAATTTCCAGAAGGGCTTGAAGCAGAAGCTGAGACTATTTCAGACAAAATATCAAGCAAAGAAATTGTGAAAAGAAAAGACTTTAGAAAAGTACCCACATTCACGATAGACCCTGTGGACGCTAAGGACTTTGACGATGCACTTTCGATCAAGAAACTAGACAATGGAAATACGGAAGTGGGTGTACATATAGCTGATGTAACGCACTACGTTCAACCAGAAACTAGCCTAGAAAAAGAGGCTGTGGAAAGAGCCACTTCCGTGTATTTAGTGGACAGAACAATTCCTATGCTTCCGGAAAGGCTATCGAATGGACTTTGCTCTTTAAGACCAGAGGAAGAAAAACTTACTTTTTCGGCCGTTTTTGAATTAGACGATGCAGGCGAAATTCAAAAAGAATGGTTTGGAAGAACAATTATCTATTCGGATAGACGATTTGCTTATGAAGACGCTCAAGAACGTCTCGAAAACCAAGAAGGTGATTACTTTGAAGAAATTACCGCACTTGACGTTTTAGCTAAAAAGCTCAGGAAAAAGAGATTTAGTAACGGCGCTGTAAACTTCGAAACAGTAGAAGTGAAATTTAAACTTGACGAAAAAGGCACTCCACTTGGTGTAATTCCGAAAGAGCGGAAAGATGCCCACATGCTAATCGAAGAGTTTATGCTTTTGGCCAATAAACGCGTGGCAGAGTTCATTTATAACAAGTTTAAACAAGCTAACCCTTTAACCTTTGTTTACCGATCGCATGATAACCCAGACCCAGAAAAACTGGACACGTTTTCGAATTTTGCCAGACGCTTTGGCCATCAAATGGACTTTGACAAAAAAGGGGTTTCCAAATCGTTAAACGGTCTCATTGAGAATATTGAGGGAACGCCTGAGCAGAATGTGCTACAGCAACTAGCCATTCGGACAATGGCAAAAGCCAAATACACCACCGAACCCAAAGGCCACTTTGGGTTAGCATTTCCACACTATACCCATTTCACATCCCCAATTCGGCGATATCCTGACATGATGGTCCACCGGTTACTACAGCACTACCTAGATGGCGGGAAGTCAGTGGACAAAGAAGCCTATGAGGAACTTTGTGTTCATGCCTCGGAGCGCGAAAAGAGAGCCGCTGATGCTGAGCGTGCATCAATAAAGTATAAGCAGGTCGAATTCATGTCTCTTGTAGAGCAAAAGGCCTTTGCAGGAATCGTGAGTGGAGTCACTGAGTGGGGAGTATATGTAGAAATAACAGAAACCAAATGTGAGGGCATGGTCCGGATAGCGGATCTAGACGACGATTTCTATGAATATGATGAACAAAACTACCGGGTTATTGGTAGAAGAAACAAACGAATGATCAGTCTCGGTGATGAAGTCTTTGTAAGGGTAAAAGCTACAGACATCGATAGACGAACGATTGATCTAATATTTACAGAAGAAGATGACGAGTAA
- a CDS encoding polyprenyl synthetase family protein has protein sequence MTSKLQELLDDINEKLKTVEYGAKPNELYDPITYIMSLGGKRLRPLLVILAYRLFKEDHETILNQALAVEVFHNFTLVHDDIMDNAPIRRGKPTVHEKWNQSTAILSGDVMMVRAYDMLLGKQENLSQIIRDFNECAAGVCEGQQLDMNFEALPTVDEAEYINMIRLKTAVLLGFSLKLGAMLAGAPDQEAQALYDFGVDIGIGFQLKDDLLDVYADQEKFGKQVGGDILSNKKTFLLLKALELSNEKQSQQLQHWINLTEFEPAEKVAAVKSVYAEIGIKELTLDKMNEYFQSGFKALEKIEVAEERKELLIEFTNYLINRDK, from the coding sequence ATGACGAGTAAACTTCAAGAGCTCCTTGACGATATAAATGAAAAGCTTAAAACAGTAGAGTACGGTGCAAAACCAAATGAGCTTTACGATCCAATAACGTATATAATGTCTCTTGGGGGGAAAAGACTGAGACCTCTACTCGTTATTTTGGCCTACAGACTATTCAAAGAGGATCACGAAACTATCCTCAACCAAGCCTTGGCCGTTGAAGTATTCCACAATTTCACACTCGTTCATGACGATATCATGGACAACGCTCCTATCAGACGCGGAAAACCAACAGTTCATGAAAAATGGAATCAAAGTACCGCCATTCTTTCAGGGGATGTAATGATGGTAAGAGCTTATGATATGCTTTTAGGTAAACAAGAGAATTTATCCCAGATCATAAGAGATTTCAATGAATGTGCGGCTGGTGTATGCGAAGGCCAACAGCTAGACATGAACTTCGAAGCATTACCAACGGTAGATGAAGCGGAGTATATCAACATGATTAGGCTAAAGACCGCAGTCTTGCTCGGATTCAGTCTAAAATTGGGTGCCATGCTGGCTGGAGCACCAGATCAAGAAGCACAAGCACTTTATGATTTTGGCGTAGACATTGGCATAGGATTTCAGTTGAAAGATGACCTCTTAGATGTTTATGCAGATCAAGAAAAATTTGGCAAACAAGTGGGGGGCGATATCCTTTCAAATAAGAAGACCTTTTTGCTCCTAAAAGCACTTGAACTATCCAATGAAAAACAATCCCAGCAACTACAACATTGGATTAATTTGACTGAATTCGAACCTGCCGAGAAAGTGGCCGCTGTAAAAAGTGTCTATGCGGAAATAGGAATCAAAGAATTGACCCTCGACAAAATGAACGAGTATTTCCAAAGCGGTTTTAAAGCGCTGGAAAAAATAGAGGTTGCAGAAGAAAGAAAAGAGCTCCTAATTGAGTTCACAAACTATTTGATCAATCGAGATAAATAA
- a CDS encoding rhomboid family intramembrane serine protease: protein MEVTYGLMIAIGAITYYAWQRPEIHQKLMLNTHATFHQRQLERLITSGFVHNNGIHLFMNLFTLYFFGGAIEEIFNAYFGSSGNFLYVLLFLSAVAVANLPTLFKQKNNPNYNSLGASGGVSALVLAFILFDPLQELCLYGLLCLPGYILGALFIAYSIVMGKRGGDNINHDAHLFGALYGVVFVLILKPSTLETFISTLF from the coding sequence ATGGAAGTTACTTACGGCCTGATGATCGCGATAGGTGCCATTACCTATTATGCTTGGCAGCGTCCGGAGATACATCAAAAATTGATGTTAAACACCCATGCAACCTTCCATCAACGCCAGTTAGAACGGTTAATTACTTCAGGTTTTGTGCACAATAATGGCATTCACCTGTTTATGAACTTATTCACCTTATACTTTTTTGGAGGTGCTATAGAAGAGATTTTCAATGCTTATTTCGGATCCTCAGGTAATTTCTTGTATGTACTACTCTTCTTGAGTGCGGTAGCCGTTGCCAATCTTCCGACATTATTTAAGCAAAAAAACAACCCAAATTATAATTCGCTCGGCGCATCTGGAGGGGTATCAGCACTGGTATTAGCTTTTATACTATTCGATCCACTTCAGGAACTTTGCCTTTATGGACTCTTATGCCTTCCGGGCTATATTCTTGGCGCACTTTTTATTGCATACTCCATTGTTATGGGTAAAAGAGGAGGAGATAATATCAACCACGATGCTCATCTTTTTGGTGCATTGTACGGTGTAGTTTTCGTACTGATTCTGAAGCCTTCGACCCTCGAAACCTTTATCAGTACACTATTCTAA
- the rpmA gene encoding 50S ribosomal protein L27, with protein MAHKKGAGSSNNGRESESKRLGVKIYGGQAAIAGNIIVRQRGTKHHPGKNVGMGKDHTLFALTHGVVEFKKGRKDRSYVSVLPFENQETAEA; from the coding sequence ATGGCACATAAAAAAGGAGCAGGTAGTTCTAACAACGGTCGTGAATCAGAATCGAAACGACTGGGCGTGAAAATTTATGGTGGTCAAGCGGCTATCGCTGGTAACATCATTGTAAGACAAAGAGGTACTAAGCATCACCCTGGTAAAAATGTTGGAATGGGTAAAGACCATACACTTTTTGCTTTGACGCACGGTGTTGTAGAGTTCAAAAAAGGAAGAAAAGACAGATCTTATGTTTCTGTTCTACCTTTCGAAAACCAAGAAACTGCAGAGGCTTAA
- a CDS encoding ribonucleotide-diphosphate reductase subunit beta, with amino-acid sequence MSELTTTATQEPLLKENKNRFVLFPIQHDDIWQYYKKAEASIWTAEEIDLHQDLTDWNDKLTEDEKYFIKHILAFFAASDGIVNENLAENFVNEVQYTEAKFFYGFQIMMENIHSETYSLLIDTYIKNPQEANELFNAIETFDAIKKKAEWALKWIESPSFAERLIAFAAVEGIFFSGSFCSIFWLKKRGLMPGLTFSNELISRDEGLHCDFAVHLHNEHLINKVPQERIKEIILDALDIEREFITESLPVRLIGMNSDLMAQYLEFVTDRLLVELGCEKVYNSTNPFDFMEMISLQGKTNFFEKRVGDYQKAGVMKDKDDTSDARSLSFDADF; translated from the coding sequence ATGAGTGAATTGACGACGACTGCCACGCAGGAGCCCCTATTGAAGGAGAACAAAAATCGTTTTGTTCTTTTCCCTATTCAACACGATGACATTTGGCAGTATTATAAGAAGGCAGAAGCCAGTATTTGGACCGCTGAAGAAATTGACCTTCACCAAGACCTTACCGATTGGAATGATAAGCTTACTGAAGATGAGAAATACTTTATCAAACACATTCTTGCCTTCTTTGCCGCTTCTGACGGAATTGTAAATGAAAATCTGGCAGAAAACTTCGTAAACGAAGTTCAGTACACAGAAGCAAAATTCTTTTATGGTTTCCAGATTATGATGGAAAACATACACTCAGAAACTTACTCCTTATTAATAGATACCTACATTAAAAACCCTCAAGAAGCCAACGAGCTCTTTAATGCAATCGAAACTTTCGATGCAATTAAGAAAAAGGCGGAGTGGGCACTAAAATGGATCGAATCTCCATCTTTTGCTGAAAGACTTATCGCTTTTGCTGCAGTAGAGGGAATTTTCTTCTCGGGTAGTTTCTGTTCTATCTTCTGGTTGAAAAAGAGAGGCCTTATGCCAGGTTTAACCTTCTCAAACGAGTTAATCTCAAGAGATGAAGGCTTACACTGTGATTTTGCTGTTCACCTTCACAACGAACACTTGATCAATAAGGTACCACAAGAGCGCATCAAAGAAATCATTCTCGATGCACTAGATATCGAAAGAGAGTTTATTACAGAGTCATTACCAGTTAGATTGATCGGTATGAATTCTGACCTTATGGCTCAGTACCTAGAGTTTGTAACGGATAGACTACTTGTTGAGCTTGGTTGTGAAAAGGTTTACAATTCAACCAACCCATTCGATTTCATGGAAATGATATCGTTGCAAGGTAAAACCAACTTCTTCGAAAAGAGAGTTGGCGATTACCAAAAAGCAGGAGTTATGAAGGATAAAGATGATACATCGGATGCCCGATCATTATCTTTTGATGCCGACTTCTAA
- a CDS encoding ribonucleoside-diphosphate reductase subunit alpha, with product MLVIKRDGRRESVKFDKITARVEKLSYGLDSNFVEPIDVAKKVIEGLFDGVSTPELDNLAAEIAATMTVRHPDYAKLAARIAISNLHKTTSKSFSNTMKRLYTYVDPKTGENAPLISKETYGVVKKNAAALDSTIIYDRDFSYDYFGFKTLERSYLMKLDGKIVERPQHMLMRVAVGIHGDDLDKVVETYNLLSEKWFTHATPTLFNAGTPKPQLSSCFLLTMKDDSIDGIYDTLKQCAKISQSAGGIGLSIHNVRAKGSYIKGTGGVSNGIVPMLRNFDMTARYVDQGGGKRKGSFAMYMEPWHADIFDFLDLKKNHGKEELRARDLFYALWIPDLFMKRVEANEDWTLLCPNECPGLSDVYGEEFEKLYEKYEREGKGRQTVKAQDLWFEVLEAQIETGTPYMLYKDAANKKSNQKNLGTIKSSNLCTEIIEYTAPDEVAVCNLASIALPMYVNEEKGEYDFQRLYDVTYVATMNLNKVIDVNYYPVPEAENSNMRHRPIGLGVQGLADAFILMRMPFDSEEARKLNKDIFETIYFAAMTASKDLAKVEGPYETFKGSPVSKGIFQYDMWGVTPDSGKWDWDSLKKEVKKHGVRNSLLVAPMPTASTSQILGNNECFEPYTSNIYTRRTLSGEFVIVNKHLMKDLIKLGLWNGDMKNKLIAAQGSVQDIPDIPEEIKALYKTVWEISQKAIIEMSADRGAYICQSQSLNIHIQDPNFGKLTSMHFYAWKKGLKTGMYYLRSKAATSAIQFTVDKAAASAPTAAQLEQKAADMACSLDDPDSCEACGS from the coding sequence ATGTTAGTAATAAAAAGAGATGGCAGACGCGAGTCTGTCAAATTCGACAAAATCACCGCTCGGGTCGAAAAACTCTCCTACGGCTTAGATTCCAACTTCGTAGAACCAATCGATGTTGCTAAAAAAGTTATAGAAGGTCTTTTTGATGGTGTAAGTACACCAGAACTCGACAACCTAGCAGCAGAAATTGCTGCAACAATGACCGTTCGCCACCCAGATTATGCTAAACTAGCCGCTAGGATAGCCATATCTAACCTGCACAAAACGACGAGTAAATCTTTCTCCAACACCATGAAAAGGCTTTACACTTATGTAGACCCTAAGACTGGTGAAAATGCACCTTTAATTTCCAAAGAAACTTACGGTGTAGTAAAGAAAAACGCAGCGGCACTAGACTCTACAATCATATACGATCGTGACTTTAGCTATGACTACTTCGGCTTCAAGACACTAGAGCGTTCATACCTAATGAAACTCGATGGTAAAATCGTTGAGCGTCCACAGCACATGCTTATGCGTGTAGCAGTTGGTATTCATGGAGACGACCTAGATAAAGTAGTAGAAACTTACAATCTACTTTCTGAAAAGTGGTTTACGCACGCTACGCCTACCCTATTTAACGCAGGTACACCAAAACCACAACTATCATCTTGTTTCCTATTAACAATGAAAGATGACAGTATCGATGGTATTTACGATACGCTAAAACAATGCGCAAAAATATCGCAATCTGCAGGCGGTATTGGACTAAGCATTCATAACGTTCGTGCTAAAGGATCATACATTAAAGGAACTGGCGGAGTTTCTAATGGTATCGTTCCAATGTTAAGAAACTTTGACATGACAGCCCGTTATGTCGATCAAGGTGGAGGGAAGAGAAAAGGATCTTTCGCGATGTACATGGAACCATGGCATGCCGATATCTTTGATTTCCTTGATTTAAAGAAAAATCACGGTAAAGAAGAATTAAGAGCGAGAGATTTATTCTACGCACTTTGGATTCCAGACTTATTCATGAAGCGTGTAGAGGCTAACGAGGATTGGACTTTATTATGTCCTAACGAATGCCCAGGCCTATCAGACGTTTATGGTGAAGAGTTTGAAAAGCTTTATGAAAAATATGAGCGTGAAGGTAAAGGTCGTCAAACAGTAAAAGCACAAGACCTATGGTTTGAAGTGCTAGAAGCTCAGATCGAGACTGGAACACCTTATATGCTTTATAAAGATGCGGCAAACAAAAAGTCGAATCAGAAAAACTTGGGTACCATTAAGTCATCTAACCTGTGTACTGAAATAATTGAGTACACCGCACCAGATGAAGTTGCTGTATGTAACCTTGCTTCAATTGCATTACCGATGTATGTAAACGAAGAAAAGGGAGAGTACGATTTCCAAAGACTATATGATGTTACTTATGTAGCTACCATGAACCTAAACAAGGTAATTGATGTAAACTATTACCCTGTTCCGGAAGCTGAGAATTCTAACATGCGCCACAGGCCTATCGGACTAGGTGTACAAGGCTTAGCAGATGCATTTATTTTAATGCGTATGCCATTTGATTCAGAAGAGGCTAGAAAGTTAAACAAAGATATCTTTGAGACCATCTACTTCGCGGCAATGACTGCATCTAAAGACTTAGCTAAAGTAGAAGGCCCTTACGAAACGTTCAAAGGTTCTCCAGTATCTAAAGGCATCTTCCAATACGATATGTGGGGTGTAACGCCAGATTCTGGTAAATGGGATTGGGATTCATTGAAGAAAGAGGTGAAGAAACATGGTGTGAGAAACTCATTGTTAGTAGCGCCAATGCCAACAGCATCTACCTCTCAAATCCTAGGAAATAATGAGTGTTTTGAGCCATATACGTCGAATATTTATACAAGACGTACACTTTCGGGAGAGTTTGTAATTGTAAACAAGCACTTGATGAAAGACCTAATCAAATTAGGCTTATGGAACGGCGATATGAAGAACAAACTAATTGCTGCGCAAGGTTCAGTTCAGGATATCCCAGATATTCCAGAAGAAATAAAAGCTTTGTATAAAACAGTTTGGGAGATATCTCAGAAAGCAATTATTGAGATGTCTGCTGACAGAGGGGCTTACATTTGTCAGTCGCAAAGCTTAAATATACATATCCAAGATCCAAACTTCGGTAAGTTAACTTCTATGCATTTCTATGCTTGGAAGAAAGGATTGAAAACGGGTATGTATTACTTGAGATCAAAGGCAGCCACAAGTGCCATTCAGTTCACTGTTGATAAGGCCGCGGCAAGCGCCCCTACTGCAGCACAACTGGAGCAAAAAGCCGCTGATATGGCTTGCTCACTAGATGATCCTGATTCTTGTGAGGCATGTGGAAGTTAG
- a CDS encoding cation diffusion facilitator family transporter, with protein sequence MGHHHHHAEHSHGSKNLKVAFFLNFSFTIIEFIGGLLTGSLAILSDALHDLGDSISIGLSWYFQHLSDTKDSNQKYTYGYKRFSLLGAIINAGILLVGSVIIISQAAPQVFNPGEVDDQGMLIIAIFGVIVNGAAVLRLKKGKSMNERVIRLHLLEDVLGWLTVLLGSLLIMYFDWQFIDPLLSVLIGVFIIYNVIANLKKSFSIILQTTPADVDIPAIHDGLKSIPEIIDIHDCHVWSMDGEYHVLSAHVVLDKVYSLRELTEIKSKAKLLLADLNIKHSTLEFEEDGEECEGC encoded by the coding sequence ATGGGCCATCACCACCACCATGCGGAGCATAGCCATGGATCTAAGAACCTGAAGGTTGCTTTTTTTCTCAATTTCTCTTTTACAATTATTGAGTTTATTGGTGGCTTGCTCACAGGAAGTTTGGCAATCTTATCGGATGCCTTGCACGATTTGGGGGATAGTATAAGTATTGGCCTGTCTTGGTATTTCCAGCATCTATCAGATACAAAAGATAGTAATCAAAAGTACACTTACGGTTATAAACGCTTTTCACTGCTCGGGGCAATTATTAATGCAGGTATTTTATTGGTTGGTTCGGTCATTATAATTAGCCAAGCAGCACCACAGGTTTTTAATCCTGGAGAGGTAGATGATCAGGGAATGCTGATTATTGCCATTTTTGGAGTGATCGTAAATGGTGCGGCAGTCCTTAGACTCAAAAAGGGTAAGTCGATGAACGAAAGAGTGATTCGATTACACTTGTTAGAAGATGTTTTGGGTTGGTTAACTGTACTGTTAGGCAGTTTGTTAATCATGTATTTCGATTGGCAGTTTATCGATCCGCTTTTGTCTGTTTTGATAGGTGTTTTTATTATCTATAATGTCATCGCTAACTTAAAAAAGAGTTTCTCAATCATCTTACAGACTACACCTGCCGATGTTGATATTCCAGCTATTCACGATGGGTTAAAATCGATACCCGAAATTATTGATATCCATGATTGTCATGTCTGGTCTATGGATGGAGAGTATCATGTGCTATCAGCGCATGTGGTATTAGATAAGGTTTATTCTTTGAGAGAATTAACGGAAATTAAATCTAAAGCGAAGCTGCTTTTAGCCGATCTGAATATTAAGCACTCAACCCTCGAGTTTGAAGAGGATGGCGAAGAGTGTGAAGGCTGTTGA